The following proteins are co-located in the Carassius gibelio isolate Cgi1373 ecotype wild population from Czech Republic chromosome A21, carGib1.2-hapl.c, whole genome shotgun sequence genome:
- the LOC127942061 gene encoding 14 kDa phosphohistidine phosphatase, with translation MKCFSVVVLNFAVVLGFFSPAFAIMSAECLAKIPEVDLDPNGVFKYVLIRVNSKDDDSYVDIVRGYAWAEYHADIYDHVAEELEKGGGLDCECLGGGRIKHDSAAKKIHVYGYSVGFGKANHSVSTEKIKSHYPDYEVTWADEGY, from the exons ATGAAGTGCTTTTCTGTTGTTGTACTGAACTTCGCTGTAGTATTGGGATTTTTCAGTCCCGCTTTTGCAATTATGTCTGCCGAATGTCTCGCTAAAATCCCAGAGGTTGATTTAGATCCCAACGGTGTCTTCAAATACGTCCTTATACGGGTGAACAGCAAAGACGACGATTCATATGTTGATATTGTGAGAGGATACGCATGGGCCGAGTATCATG CTGATATCTATGACCATGTGGCTGAAGAACTGGAGAAAGGTGGAGGACTGGATTGTGAATGTCTCGGAGGTGGAAGAATCAAACATGACAGTGCTGCAAAAAAGATCCACGTCTACGGTTATTCTGTG GGATTTGGGAAAGCGAATCATTCTGTTTCCACAGAGAAGATAAAAAGCCATTACCCAGACTATGAGGTGACCTGGGCAGACGAAGGGTATTGA